The following are from one region of the Pelagibius sp. CAU 1746 genome:
- a CDS encoding DNA translocase FtsK 4TM domain-containing protein, whose amino-acid sequence MVLRSNSSPREGRTTLLPSGTNEFFRKRAIELGGGILSVFAFALLLACLTYDPRDPSWNDSTGGAVSNPLGVFGSYSADVMMQSLGMAALLAPLVLFAWGWRLLRERRLPTRWWWRLAAFPAGLVALAMALESFPRPGTWPLDNKLGGFVGNLALGQIHDLTALPVWLLALIAFPLGLAALFFALGLTPAEWRLLRGGAAWVFGGARRGLISAMERQKAVEPGEARAAARRQRREPILDEDMEDDGGDTLAPALRRAAARADDEEDAELIAAPRKKATPGKRARSAAQGRLDLGPTGVYETPPLTLLDLPKGAGRGEGLNRDALEKNARLLETVLEDFGVRGEIVKVRPGPVVTRYELEPAPGTKTSRVIGLADDIARSMSAVSVRVAVVPGDSVIGIELPNAKRETVYLRELLAAEDYEKNSGKLPLVLGKDIGGNPSLVDLARMPHLLVAGTTGSGKSVAINAMILSLLYRLGPDRCKFIMVDPKMLELSVYDGIPHLLAPVVTEAKKAVVALKWTVREMEERYRAMSRLGVRNLEGYNARVEEARRKGEVLTRKVQTGFDPETGQPIHEEEPFDLEPLPLIVVVVDELADLMLVAGKDVEAAIQRLAQMARAAGIHLIVATQRPSVDVITGTIKANFPTRISFHVTSKIDSRTILGEQGAEQLLGQGDMLYMAQGGRILRVHGPLVTDQEVEDVVAFLKKQGEPSYIEAITDEGEMDLDGGGGGGGLGGESSGDDLYDRAVAVVLQHRKASTSFVQRHLQIGYNRAARIIERMEAEGLISAANHVGKREVLPPGGGEV is encoded by the coding sequence ATGGTTCTGCGCTCCAACAGCTCCCCCCGCGAAGGGCGCACCACGCTGCTGCCCAGCGGCACCAACGAGTTCTTCAGGAAGCGCGCCATCGAACTGGGCGGCGGCATCCTCTCGGTCTTCGCCTTCGCGCTGCTGCTCGCCTGCCTGACCTACGACCCGCGGGACCCGTCGTGGAACGATTCAACCGGCGGAGCCGTAAGCAACCCGCTGGGGGTCTTCGGCTCCTACAGCGCCGACGTCATGATGCAGTCCCTCGGCATGGCCGCCCTGCTGGCGCCGCTGGTGCTCTTCGCCTGGGGCTGGCGTCTGCTGCGCGAACGCCGGCTGCCGACACGCTGGTGGTGGCGCCTGGCCGCCTTCCCCGCCGGCCTCGTCGCACTGGCCATGGCGCTCGAGTCCTTCCCGCGCCCGGGCACCTGGCCGCTGGACAACAAGCTGGGCGGCTTCGTCGGCAACCTGGCGCTGGGACAGATCCATGACCTGACGGCACTGCCGGTCTGGCTGCTGGCCCTCATCGCCTTCCCGCTCGGCCTCGCCGCGCTGTTCTTCGCCCTGGGCCTGACGCCGGCGGAGTGGCGTCTGCTGCGCGGCGGCGCGGCCTGGGTCTTCGGCGGCGCGCGCCGCGGCCTGATCAGCGCCATGGAACGCCAGAAAGCCGTCGAGCCGGGCGAGGCGCGGGCCGCCGCCCGGCGTCAGCGCCGCGAGCCGATCCTGGACGAAGACATGGAGGACGACGGCGGCGACACCCTGGCCCCGGCCCTGCGCCGGGCGGCCGCGCGCGCCGACGACGAGGAAGACGCCGAGCTGATCGCCGCGCCGCGCAAGAAGGCCACGCCCGGCAAGCGCGCCAGGTCGGCCGCCCAGGGACGCCTCGACCTGGGCCCGACCGGCGTCTACGAAACGCCGCCGCTGACCTTGCTGGACCTGCCCAAGGGCGCCGGCAGGGGCGAGGGCCTGAACCGCGACGCCTTGGAGAAGAACGCCCGCCTGCTGGAGACGGTGCTGGAGGACTTCGGCGTGCGCGGCGAGATCGTCAAGGTGCGCCCCGGCCCGGTGGTCACCCGCTACGAGCTGGAGCCGGCGCCGGGCACCAAGACCAGCCGCGTGATCGGCCTGGCCGACGACATCGCCCGCTCCATGAGCGCGGTCTCGGTGCGCGTCGCCGTGGTGCCGGGCGACAGCGTCATTGGCATCGAACTGCCCAACGCCAAGCGCGAGACGGTCTACCTGCGCGAGCTGCTGGCGGCGGAGGACTACGAGAAGAACAGCGGCAAGCTGCCGCTGGTTCTGGGCAAGGACATCGGCGGCAATCCCTCGCTGGTCGACCTGGCGCGCATGCCCCACCTGCTGGTCGCCGGTACCACCGGTTCGGGCAAATCGGTGGCGATCAACGCCATGATCCTGTCGCTGCTCTACCGCCTGGGTCCCGACCGCTGCAAGTTCATCATGGTCGACCCCAAGATGCTGGAGCTGTCCGTCTACGACGGCATTCCGCACCTGCTGGCCCCGGTGGTGACCGAGGCCAAGAAGGCCGTGGTGGCGCTGAAGTGGACGGTGCGCGAAATGGAGGAGCGCTACCGCGCCATGTCGCGCCTGGGCGTGCGCAACCTGGAGGGCTACAACGCGCGCGTCGAGGAGGCACGGCGCAAGGGCGAGGTGCTGACCCGCAAGGTGCAGACCGGCTTCGACCCGGAGACCGGCCAGCCGATCCACGAAGAAGAACCCTTCGACCTGGAGCCGCTGCCGCTGATCGTGGTGGTGGTCGACGAACTGGCCGACCTCATGCTGGTCGCCGGCAAGGACGTGGAGGCGGCGATCCAGCGCCTGGCGCAGATGGCGCGCGCCGCCGGCATCCACCTGATCGTCGCGACCCAGCGCCCTTCGGTGGACGTCATCACCGGCACCATCAAGGCGAACTTCCCGACGCGTATTTCCTTTCACGTGACCTCGAAGATCGACAGCCGCACCATCCTGGGCGAGCAGGGCGCCGAGCAGCTTCTGGGCCAGGGCGATATGCTTTACATGGCCCAGGGCGGGCGCATCCTGCGCGTGCACGGGCCGCTGGTCACCGACCAGGAAGTCGAAGACGTGGTCGCCTTCTTGAAAAAGCAGGGGGAGCCTTCCTACATCGAAGCCATCACCGACGAGGGCGAGATGGATCTCGACGGCGGTGGCGGCGGCGGCGGCCTGGGCGGCGAGAGCAGCGGCGACGACCTCTACGACCGGGCGGTGGCGGTGGTGCTGCAGCACCGCAAGGCCTCGACCAGCTTCGTGCAGCGTCACCTGCAGATCGGCTACAACCGCGCCGCGCGCATCATCGAACGCATGGAGGCCGAAGGTTTGATCTCAGCAGCGAACCACGTGGGCAAGCGCGAAGTGCTGCCGCCGGGCGGCGGCGAGGTATGA
- a CDS encoding aminotransferase class I/II-fold pyridoxal phosphate-dependent enzyme: MSDRRSFQAFHPFARLSRLLDSHPAGHDRPILLSIGEPKNQPPAFVTEEIAAAATKWSSYPPPRGTPQYNGACADWLTRRYGLPRGMIDPQRHVLPLPGSREGLFFAVLSAVQDHQGAAPPVVLMPNPFYHVYAGAAVAMSAEPVFVPATAETGFMPDYGALDPALLDRAVFCFLNSPANPQGAAADRGYLARLVALARRHDFIVAFDECYAEIYDTTPPAGVLEVVAESGGALDHVLAFHSLSKRSSAPGLRCGFAAGDPALIDKLDAALRVGGAGVSLPILAAGTRLWREEAHVEANRDYYRRNFALAERILGNRFGFRKPDGGFFLWLDVGDGEAAALKLWREAGVRVVPGGYMSEPGPDGVNPGARYIRVALVYDAATTEEGLNRIVEVLGDGVPEDGAPGDGTAAGRAAPQTAAAEG; encoded by the coding sequence TTGTCCGATCGCCGCAGTTTTCAAGCCTTCCACCCCTTCGCCAGGTTGAGCCGCCTGCTGGACTCCCATCCCGCGGGCCACGACAGGCCGATCCTGCTGTCCATCGGCGAGCCGAAGAACCAGCCCCCGGCCTTCGTGACCGAGGAGATCGCCGCCGCGGCGACGAAATGGTCGAGCTATCCGCCGCCGCGCGGCACCCCGCAATACAACGGCGCCTGCGCCGACTGGCTGACCCGGCGCTACGGCCTGCCCCGGGGCATGATCGACCCGCAACGCCACGTCCTGCCGCTGCCGGGCAGCCGCGAGGGCCTGTTCTTCGCCGTGCTGTCGGCGGTGCAGGACCACCAAGGCGCCGCGCCGCCGGTCGTCCTCATGCCCAATCCCTTCTACCACGTCTACGCCGGCGCGGCCGTGGCCATGAGCGCCGAGCCGGTCTTCGTGCCGGCGACCGCCGAGACCGGCTTCATGCCGGACTACGGCGCGCTCGATCCCGCGCTGCTGGACCGCGCGGTCTTCTGCTTCCTGAACTCCCCGGCCAACCCCCAGGGCGCGGCGGCGGACCGCGGCTACCTGGCCCGCCTCGTCGCGCTGGCGCGCCGCCACGACTTCATCGTCGCTTTCGACGAATGCTATGCGGAGATCTACGACACCACGCCGCCGGCCGGGGTCCTGGAAGTCGTCGCCGAGAGCGGCGGCGCGCTGGACCACGTCCTGGCTTTCCACTCTCTCTCCAAGCGGTCCTCGGCGCCGGGGCTGCGCTGCGGTTTCGCCGCCGGCGACCCCGCCCTGATCGACAAGCTGGACGCCGCCCTGCGCGTCGGCGGCGCCGGCGTGTCCCTGCCGATCCTCGCCGCCGGCACCCGGCTGTGGCGCGAGGAGGCCCACGTCGAGGCCAACCGCGACTACTACCGCCGCAACTTCGCGCTGGCCGAGCGCATCCTCGGCAACCGCTTCGGCTTCCGCAAACCCGATGGCGGCTTCTTCCTGTGGCTCGACGTCGGCGACGGCGAGGCCGCGGCGCTGAAGCTGTGGCGCGAGGCCGGCGTGCGCGTCGTGCCCGGCGGCTACATGAGCGAGCCCGGCCCCGACGGCGTCAATCCCGGGGCGCGCTACATCCGCGTCGCCCTGGTCTACGACGCCGCGACCACCGAGGAAGGCCTGAACCGCATCGTCGAAGTTCTTGGCGACGGGGTGCCGGAGGATGGGGCGCCGGGCGACGGCACGGCGGCCGGGCGCGCCGCGCCGCAGACTGCGGCGGCGGAGGGCTAG
- the amt gene encoding ammonium transporter: protein MGTSLGRVSGGRRLGLAGLAAAAVLAASAPARAEVSAETAFVFNTFSFLVSGFLVMWMAAGFAMLESGLVRTKNTATICLKNIALYSVAGIMYYVIGYNLMYVDVSGFIGSFSLLYNTSPAELALLGADEATPELIAAVTDNGYSVMSDWFFQMVFVATAASIVSGTLAERIKYWPFMIFVVILTAFLYPIQGSWTWGGGWLSAMGFSDFAGSTIVHSVGGWAALTGAVILGPRKGKFGADGSVHPMPGANLPLATLGTFILWLGWFGFNGGSQLALGSALDAAAMAIVYVNTNMAACAGVVAAMALTQIIYKKIDLTMALNGAIAGLVAITAGPDLQNHFLSIVVGGIGGALVVFAVPLIDKLKIDDVVGAISAHLVAGVWGTLAVGIFGSGSLVTQVVGIAAVGVFMIVTSTIVWLSLKHTVGIRVDEEAEEMGLDKAELGMEAYPEFGHGSQSL from the coding sequence ATGGGTACTTCTCTTGGCCGCGTGTCGGGCGGCCGCAGGCTTGGCCTGGCGGGCCTGGCCGCCGCAGCCGTGCTGGCCGCCAGCGCGCCGGCCCGCGCGGAGGTCTCCGCCGAGACGGCCTTCGTCTTCAACACCTTTTCGTTCCTGGTGAGCGGCTTCCTGGTCATGTGGATGGCCGCCGGTTTCGCGATGCTGGAATCCGGGCTGGTGCGCACCAAGAACACCGCCACCATCTGCCTGAAGAACATCGCGCTCTATTCGGTCGCCGGCATCATGTACTACGTCATCGGCTACAACCTGATGTACGTCGATGTCTCGGGCTTCATCGGCTCCTTCAGCCTGCTCTACAACACCAGCCCCGCGGAACTGGCCCTGCTGGGCGCCGACGAGGCGACGCCGGAGCTGATCGCTGCGGTGACCGACAACGGCTACTCGGTGATGTCCGACTGGTTCTTCCAGATGGTCTTCGTCGCCACGGCGGCCTCGATCGTCTCCGGCACCCTGGCCGAACGCATCAAGTACTGGCCCTTCATGATCTTCGTGGTCATCCTGACCGCCTTCCTCTACCCGATCCAGGGCTCCTGGACCTGGGGCGGCGGCTGGCTCAGCGCCATGGGCTTCTCCGACTTCGCCGGCTCGACCATCGTCCACTCCGTGGGCGGCTGGGCGGCGTTGACCGGCGCCGTCATCCTGGGCCCCCGCAAGGGCAAGTTCGGCGCCGACGGCTCGGTCCACCCGATGCCGGGCGCCAACCTGCCGCTGGCGACCCTGGGCACCTTCATCCTGTGGCTCGGCTGGTTCGGCTTCAACGGCGGCTCGCAGCTCGCCCTGGGCTCGGCCCTCGACGCCGCGGCCATGGCCATCGTCTACGTCAACACCAACATGGCCGCCTGCGCCGGCGTGGTCGCCGCGATGGCGCTGACCCAGATCATCTACAAAAAGATCGACCTGACCATGGCGCTGAACGGCGCCATCGCCGGCCTGGTCGCGATCACCGCCGGCCCGGACCTGCAGAACCACTTCCTGTCGATCGTCGTCGGCGGCATCGGCGGCGCGCTGGTGGTCTTCGCCGTGCCGCTGATCGACAAGCTGAAAATCGACGACGTGGTCGGCGCCATCTCCGCCCACCTGGTGGCCGGCGTCTGGGGCACCCTCGCGGTCGGCATCTTCGGCTCCGGCAGCCTGGTGACGCAGGTCGTCGGAATCGCCGCCGTCGGCGTCTTCATGATCGTCACCAGCACCATCGTCTGGCTGAGTCTGAAGCACACGGTCGGCATCCGCGTCGACGAGGAGGCCGAGGAGATGGGCCTCGACAAGGCGGAGCTGGGGATGGAGGCCTATCCCGAGTTCGGCCACGGTTCGCAATCGCTTTAG
- a CDS encoding P-II family nitrogen regulator, which translates to MKMVMAIIKPFKLDDVREALTGIGIEGLTVSEVKGYGRQKGQTEIYRGAEYSVNFLPKVKIEVAVSDDTVGQVVETIQNSANTGRIGDGKIFVLDVGHAVRIRTGETNSEAL; encoded by the coding sequence ATGAAGATGGTGATGGCCATCATCAAGCCGTTCAAGCTGGATGATGTGAGAGAAGCCCTCACGGGGATTGGAATCGAAGGCCTGACGGTCAGCGAAGTGAAAGGCTACGGCCGCCAGAAGGGTCAGACCGAAATCTACCGCGGCGCGGAGTACTCGGTGAACTTTCTTCCCAAGGTGAAGATCGAGGTCGCCGTGTCCGACGACACCGTCGGGCAGGTGGTGGAGACCATTCAGAACTCGGCCAATACCGGCCGGATCGGGGATGGAAAAATCTTTGTTCTCGACGTCGGCCACGCCGTGCGCATCCGCACCGGCGAGACCAACTCCGAGGCTCTGTAG
- a CDS encoding UbiH/UbiF/VisC/COQ6 family ubiquinone biosynthesis hydroxylase, giving the protein MAQGEAASKTAARDVEVLVVGGGMVGLTFAVALAEAGLEVVAVDHQDPALFREEAFDGRSSAIARGSQQALEVLGLWPGMLPAAAPILDIRISDGRLGTLRRGGASALHLHFASGDVAADPAAARPLGHIVENTAIRRACLDRVRALKALDLRAPAQLAEVTRRQGGVEARLADGALIKARLLVAADGRRSAQREAAGIKAMEIDYGQTGIVATVAHSRPHHGVAHEHFLPSGPFALLPMTDAPDESGKPVHRSSLVWTEKRRLIPAMMALDDAAFAAELQRRFGDSLGRLSLWGGRRWSYPLSLLHAERYIDTRLALIGDAAHGIHPIAGQGLNLGLRDVAALAECIVDARRLGLDIGDATVLERYQRWRRFDNMALIAATDSLNRLFSNDLPPLRLLRDLGLAAVDRVPPLKRFFMRHAMGLVGDLPRLVKGESL; this is encoded by the coding sequence ATGGCACAGGGCGAGGCAGCCTCGAAAACGGCGGCGCGGGATGTCGAAGTGCTGGTCGTCGGGGGCGGCATGGTCGGCCTGACCTTCGCCGTGGCCCTGGCCGAGGCCGGCCTGGAGGTGGTGGCCGTCGATCACCAGGACCCGGCGCTGTTCCGCGAGGAAGCCTTCGACGGCCGCTCCTCGGCCATCGCCCGCGGTTCGCAGCAGGCCTTGGAGGTGCTGGGGCTGTGGCCGGGCATGCTGCCGGCGGCGGCGCCGATCCTCGACATCCGCATCTCCGACGGACGGTTAGGTACCTTGCGGCGGGGCGGCGCCTCGGCTCTGCACCTGCACTTCGCCAGCGGGGACGTGGCCGCGGATCCGGCGGCGGCCCGGCCGCTGGGCCACATCGTCGAAAACACGGCGATCCGCCGCGCCTGCCTGGACCGCGTGCGGGCGTTGAAGGCGCTTGATCTGCGCGCCCCGGCGCAGCTTGCCGAGGTGACGCGCCGGCAGGGCGGCGTTGAAGCGCGCCTGGCCGACGGCGCGCTGATCAAGGCGCGCCTGCTGGTCGCCGCCGACGGGCGCCGCTCGGCGCAGCGCGAGGCGGCGGGCATCAAGGCGATGGAGATCGACTACGGCCAGACGGGCATCGTCGCCACCGTCGCCCACAGCCGGCCGCACCACGGCGTGGCGCACGAGCACTTCCTGCCCTCGGGTCCCTTCGCGCTGCTGCCGATGACCGACGCGCCCGACGAGAGCGGCAAGCCGGTTCACCGCTCCTCGCTGGTGTGGACCGAAAAGCGCCGCCTGATCCCGGCCATGATGGCGCTGGACGATGCGGCCTTCGCTGCGGAACTGCAGCGCCGCTTCGGCGACTCCCTGGGCCGGCTGTCGCTGTGGGGCGGGCGGCGCTGGTCCTACCCGCTGTCGCTGCTGCACGCCGAGCGCTATATCGACACGCGCCTGGCGCTGATCGGCGACGCGGCGCACGGCATCCACCCCATCGCCGGGCAGGGCCTGAACCTCGGCCTGCGCGACGTGGCGGCGCTGGCCGAATGCATCGTCGATGCCCGCCGCCTCGGCCTCGACATCGGCGACGCCACGGTGCTGGAGCGCTACCAGCGCTGGCGGCGCTTCGACAACATGGCGCTCATCGCCGCGACGGATTCCCTGAATCGGCTGTTCTCCAACGACCTGCCGCCGCTGCGTCTGCTGCGCGACCTGGGCCTCGCCGCGGTCGACCGCGTGCCGCCGCTGAAGCGCTTCTTCATGCGCCACGCCATGGGCCTGGTCGGCGACCTGCCGCGCCTGGTGAAGGGCGAGTCCCTTTAG
- a CDS encoding Xaa-Pro peptidase family protein, with the protein MAPDSLRPESLTHSPVDLPALRAWRLDRLREELKARDYAGALLYDPINVRYACDARNMAVWCLHNAVRYVFVPTEGPLVLFDFHNCGHLSAGNEVIAEVRPAIAWHYFAAAERGAELAGRWAAEIAGLVACHGGGNRRLAVDKCDFRGIDALRAQGVAVCDGQEVLERARRLKGPQEIACLRASVAVCAEAMGAMRAALTPGMSENELWSILNQVNAARGGEWIETRLLAAGGRSNPWFHECGEGIIEAGDMVSFDSDMIGPHGYCADVSRAFLCGDGRPRDEQRRLYRLAAEQIHFNMDLLRPGLGYRELAERAWKLPASCQANRYSVVVHGVGLCDEYPSVVYLQDYDAAGYDGVFEAGMAVCVESYIGEEGGHEGVKLEQQVLITETGVELLSTFPLEEALLGREI; encoded by the coding sequence ATGGCGCCCGACAGCCTGCGTCCCGAGAGCCTAACACACAGCCCCGTCGATCTGCCGGCGCTGCGCGCCTGGCGCCTCGATCGCCTGCGCGAAGAGCTGAAGGCGCGCGACTATGCCGGCGCCCTGCTCTACGACCCCATCAACGTCCGCTATGCCTGCGACGCCCGCAACATGGCGGTGTGGTGCCTGCACAACGCCGTGCGCTATGTCTTCGTGCCGACAGAGGGGCCGCTGGTGCTCTTCGACTTCCACAACTGCGGCCACCTCTCCGCCGGCAACGAGGTCATCGCCGAGGTGCGCCCGGCCATCGCCTGGCATTACTTCGCCGCCGCGGAGCGCGGCGCGGAGCTGGCCGGGCGCTGGGCGGCGGAGATCGCCGGGCTGGTCGCGTGCCACGGCGGCGGCAACCGGCGCCTTGCCGTCGACAAGTGCGACTTCCGCGGCATCGACGCGCTGCGCGCCCAAGGCGTCGCGGTCTGCGACGGCCAGGAAGTGCTGGAGCGCGCGCGCCGCCTGAAAGGGCCGCAGGAGATCGCCTGCCTGCGCGCCTCGGTTGCCGTCTGCGCCGAGGCCATGGGCGCGATGCGCGCGGCCCTGACCCCCGGCATGAGCGAGAACGAGCTGTGGTCGATCCTGAACCAGGTAAACGCCGCGCGCGGCGGCGAGTGGATCGAGACAAGGCTGCTGGCCGCCGGCGGGCGCAGCAATCCCTGGTTCCACGAATGCGGCGAGGGGATCATCGAGGCCGGAGACATGGTCAGCTTCGACAGCGACATGATCGGCCCCCACGGCTACTGCGCCGACGTTTCGCGCGCCTTCCTCTGCGGCGACGGCAGGCCCCGCGACGAACAACGCCGCCTCTATCGCCTAGCCGCCGAGCAAATCCACTTCAACATGGACTTGCTGCGGCCCGGCCTCGGCTACCGCGAACTGGCCGAGCGCGCCTGGAAGCTGCCGGCGAGCTGCCAGGCCAACCGCTATTCCGTCGTGGTGCACGGCGTCGGGCTCTGCGACGAGTACCCCTCCGTGGTCTATCTGCAGGACTACGACGCCGCCGGCTATGACGGCGTCTTCGAGGCCGGCATGGCGGTCTGCGTCGAGAGCTACATCGGCGAGGAAGGCGGCCACGAAGGCGTCAAACTGGAGCAGCAGGTGCTGATCACCGAGACCGGTGTGGAGCTGCTGTCGACCTTCCCCCTGGAAGAGGCGTTGCTGGGCCGCGAGATCTAG
- a CDS encoding DUF971 domain-containing protein, whose product MTDGAASNGAAGGGKTLREEAAQDFDTEHWPTEIRYSAADKTLHVAFDNGAAFAYPAELLRVESPSAEVQGHGAGQKQTVAGRRHVGIMEIVPVGNYAVRIKFDDLHDSGIFSWQYLYRLGRDKDALWQAYLESLEARGLSRDP is encoded by the coding sequence ATGACTGACGGGGCGGCGAGCAACGGGGCGGCGGGCGGCGGCAAGACCCTGCGGGAAGAGGCCGCCCAGGACTTCGACACCGAGCACTGGCCGACGGAAATCCGCTACAGCGCCGCGGACAAGACGCTGCATGTCGCCTTCGACAACGGCGCGGCCTTCGCCTACCCGGCCGAGCTGCTGCGCGTCGAAAGCCCCTCGGCCGAAGTGCAGGGCCACGGGGCCGGACAGAAGCAGACCGTCGCCGGACGCCGCCACGTCGGCATCATGGAGATCGTGCCGGTGGGCAACTACGCGGTGCGCATCAAGTTCGACGACCTGCACGACAGCGGCATCTTCTCCTGGCAGTACCTCTACCGCCTGGGCCGCGACAAGGACGCCCTGTGGCAGGCCTACCTCGAGTCCCTGGAAGCGCGCGGCTTAAGCCGCGACCCCTGA
- a CDS encoding Trm112 family protein, translating into MTHTVDPKLLEILVCPLTKGPLEYDAEAQELISRQAHLAYPIRDGIPIMLVDEARQIDD; encoded by the coding sequence ATGACCCACACCGTCGATCCGAAGCTGCTGGAAATCCTGGTCTGCCCGCTGACCAAGGGGCCGCTGGAATACGATGCCGAAGCCCAGGAGCTGATCAGCCGACAGGCGCACCTGGCCTACCCGATCCGCGACGGCATTCCGATCATGCTGGTCGACGAGGCCCGCCAGATCGATGACTGA
- a CDS encoding LON peptidase substrate-binding domain-containing protein, with amino-acid sequence MSRTAFDPAFEDLPKVLPIFPLDGVLLLPGGRLPLNIFEPRYLAMFDDAMASNRLIGMIQPCDECRGEKAPKVYETGCVGRVTSFNETDDGRYLVTLSGLIRFDVARELPAGSYRLVEPDYARFAEDMEEDKGEIDRERLMKVLNAYFEANSIEGDWEAIEQTSDERLVTSLAMICPLGAPEKQALLESMTLTERAEALTAIMEMATHDHDGATETKHH; translated from the coding sequence ATGAGCCGCACCGCCTTCGATCCCGCTTTCGAGGACCTGCCGAAAGTTCTGCCGATCTTTCCGCTGGACGGCGTGCTGCTGCTGCCCGGAGGACGCCTGCCGCTCAACATCTTCGAACCGCGCTATCTGGCGATGTTCGACGACGCCATGGCGAGCAACCGGCTGATCGGCATGATCCAGCCCTGCGACGAATGCCGCGGCGAGAAAGCGCCGAAGGTCTACGAGACCGGCTGCGTCGGCCGCGTGACCTCCTTCAACGAAACCGACGACGGCCGCTACCTGGTGACGCTGTCGGGCCTGATCCGCTTCGACGTGGCGCGCGAGCTGCCGGCCGGCAGCTACCGACTGGTGGAGCCGGACTACGCGCGCTTCGCCGAGGACATGGAAGAAGACAAGGGCGAGATCGACCGCGAGCGCCTGATGAAGGTCTTGAACGCCTACTTCGAGGCCAACTCCATCGAAGGCGACTGGGAGGCCATCGAACAGACCAGCGACGAGCGCCTGGTGACTTCGCTGGCGATGATCTGTCCGCTGGGTGCGCCGGAGAAGCAGGCGCTGCTGGAGTCCATGACGCTGACCGAGCGCGCCGAGGCGCTGACCGCCATCATGGAAATGGCCACCCACGACCACGACGGCGCCACCGAAACCAAGCACCACTGA
- the trxA gene encoding thioredoxin, whose amino-acid sequence MEPIIGGPNGPGGPGAPAQAGADVIKDSDQQAFAQDVIDASMTAPVIVDFWAPWCGPCKQLGPMLESAVRAAGGAVRMVKINVDENQQLAAQLRIQSIPTVYAFFQGQPVDGFQGAQPESEIKAFVERLRKAGAAGQGPSPIEQAIEQAQGALEAGEADTAAAIFGQVLQHDAENAEALAGLIACYLAKGELETAREVYEGLDDKLRANPAFASVAAQINLQEQAAEAGEIPALMEKVAADHNDHQARFDLAMALQGANQRQAAADELLEIIRRDRNWNEEGARKQLVTLFEAWGPTDPLTIETRRRLSSLLFA is encoded by the coding sequence ATGGAACCGATCATCGGCGGACCGAACGGCCCTGGCGGCCCTGGAGCCCCGGCGCAAGCCGGCGCCGACGTTATCAAGGACAGCGATCAGCAGGCCTTCGCCCAGGACGTCATCGACGCCTCCATGACGGCGCCGGTCATCGTCGACTTCTGGGCCCCCTGGTGCGGTCCCTGCAAGCAACTGGGCCCGATGCTGGAGAGCGCGGTCAGAGCCGCCGGCGGCGCCGTGCGCATGGTCAAGATCAACGTCGACGAAAACCAGCAGCTTGCCGCCCAGCTGCGCATCCAGTCGATCCCCACGGTCTACGCCTTCTTCCAGGGCCAGCCGGTCGACGGCTTCCAGGGCGCGCAGCCGGAAAGCGAGATCAAGGCCTTCGTCGAGCGCCTGCGCAAGGCCGGCGCCGCGGGCCAGGGGCCGAGCCCCATCGAGCAGGCCATCGAGCAGGCCCAGGGCGCGCTGGAAGCCGGCGAGGCCGACACCGCCGCGGCCATCTTCGGCCAGGTCCTGCAGCACGACGCGGAGAACGCCGAGGCCCTGGCCGGGCTGATCGCCTGCTACCTGGCCAAGGGCGAACTGGAAACCGCACGCGAGGTCTACGAAGGCCTGGACGACAAGCTGCGCGCCAACCCCGCCTTCGCCTCCGTCGCCGCGCAGATCAATCTGCAGGAGCAGGCCGCCGAGGCCGGCGAGATCCCGGCGCTGATGGAAAAGGTCGCCGCCGACCACAACGACCATCAGGCGCGCTTCGACCTGGCCATGGCCCTGCAAGGCGCCAACCAGCGCCAGGCCGCCGCCGACGAGCTGCTGGAGATCATCCGCCGCGACCGCAACTGGAACGAAGAGGGCGCGCGCAAGCAGTTGGTCACCCTCTTCGAAGCTTGGGGCCCGACCGACCCGCTGACCATCGAAACCCGGCGGCGCCTGTCGTCCCTGCTGTTCGCCTGA